One Streptomyces drozdowiczii DNA segment encodes these proteins:
- a CDS encoding FtsX-like permease family protein: MMLRYALRTIRHRKAGFLGAFLALMCAAALVTACGTLLETGLRGRIATERYAATPLIVSADQNVHRTTVKHKGNGKTKTKHKAKPVAERAWLPAATADRLRRLPGVRTVVPELTFLAQPLGLPAHGADDDVPLHGHAWSSAPLTPFALTAGRAPASDDDVVVDRTLAARAGLATGDRVTVQSTGAPRTYRISGIATPRGRGELRQQRSLFFSDAEARRLADRDGRVSAIGVLPEPGTDTGTLKEQVTAALKGTTAQVATGDGRGPVEFLDAAGARVKLVSMGGAMGGTSLLVAVLVVVGTFALSIQQRHRELALLRTIAATSRQVRRLLGREALVVGAFAGVLGAFAGLPLAAWLHGRFTGMGVIPPTLERTAGALPACAAVAVTLFGAWAAARISGRRIAGLRPAEAMAESAVERRRPAGVRVLVGLLLLAGGGALVGVLSVLRTEAASTPVTFLAVVVLATAVSLLGPLLVRAAAFLMAGVLRRTGPMSSLATANVRGNSTRMASVVTPLTLLIGMTCTVLFLQPTVGDAARAQAREGTRATWVLGARGPGVPSAATEAVRATPGVTAATEVVRTTVRVGLEKYAAQGVTGQGLTRTWDPGVTSGSLAKFAANERAAAISELAADRLGLHVGSELALHLGDGTPTTLTVAAVYRRGLGFGDLTLPHDLVARHMDNPLAATVLVAGNASGDELSAAVRKFPGIAVVTPAVADRLQADRGQENAEVNLLAMGLVLAFTAIAVVNTLAMSVSERFREFALLRLAGATRRQVLRMLRTETLSVLAVSTALGTGIALAVLTAFSIGMTGSAAPGVLPLVYGTVVGTAALLALVATALPGRFALRTRPVEVAAGR, encoded by the coding sequence ATGATGCTGCGCTATGCCCTGCGGACGATCCGGCACCGCAAGGCGGGATTCCTCGGGGCGTTCCTCGCCCTCATGTGTGCCGCCGCACTCGTCACCGCCTGCGGCACCCTGCTGGAGACCGGCCTGCGCGGCCGGATCGCCACCGAGCGGTACGCGGCCACACCGCTGATCGTCTCCGCCGACCAGAACGTCCACCGCACGACCGTCAAGCACAAGGGCAACGGCAAGACGAAGACCAAGCACAAGGCGAAGCCCGTCGCCGAACGCGCCTGGCTCCCCGCCGCAACCGCCGACCGGCTGCGCCGCCTGCCGGGCGTCCGCACGGTCGTCCCCGAACTGACCTTCCTCGCCCAGCCGCTCGGGCTCCCCGCCCACGGGGCGGACGACGACGTCCCCCTCCACGGGCACGCCTGGTCGTCCGCCCCGCTGACCCCCTTCGCGCTGACCGCCGGCCGTGCCCCGGCGTCCGACGACGACGTGGTGGTCGACCGGACCCTTGCCGCACGGGCGGGCCTCGCGACCGGGGACCGGGTCACCGTGCAGTCGACCGGCGCCCCGCGCACGTACCGCATCAGCGGCATCGCCACGCCCCGGGGGAGGGGCGAACTCCGGCAGCAGCGCTCGCTGTTCTTCTCCGACGCGGAGGCACGGCGGCTCGCGGACCGGGACGGCCGGGTCAGCGCGATCGGCGTCCTCCCCGAGCCCGGGACCGACACCGGCACGCTCAAGGAGCAGGTAACGGCCGCACTCAAGGGCACCACCGCCCAGGTGGCGACGGGTGACGGACGCGGACCGGTCGAATTCCTCGACGCGGCCGGAGCCCGCGTCAAGCTGGTCTCGATGGGCGGGGCCATGGGCGGCACCTCGCTGCTGGTCGCGGTGCTCGTAGTCGTCGGGACGTTCGCCCTCTCCATCCAGCAGCGCCACCGCGAGCTGGCCCTGCTCCGTACCATCGCCGCCACCTCGCGTCAGGTCCGCCGACTGCTCGGCCGGGAGGCCCTGGTCGTCGGGGCCTTCGCCGGGGTCCTGGGCGCGTTCGCCGGACTGCCGCTCGCCGCCTGGCTGCACGGCCGGTTCACCGGTATGGGCGTGATCCCGCCGACTCTGGAACGTACGGCCGGAGCCCTCCCCGCCTGCGCCGCCGTCGCCGTCACCCTGTTCGGCGCCTGGGCGGCCGCCCGGATCTCCGGCCGCCGGATCGCAGGACTGCGTCCGGCCGAGGCCATGGCCGAGTCCGCGGTCGAGCGCCGCCGCCCGGCCGGGGTACGCGTCCTCGTGGGGCTGCTCCTGCTCGCCGGCGGCGGGGCGCTGGTCGGTGTCCTGAGCGTGCTGCGCACCGAGGCCGCCTCGACCCCCGTGACCTTCCTGGCCGTGGTGGTGCTGGCCACGGCGGTCTCGCTGCTGGGGCCCCTCCTCGTGCGGGCCGCCGCCTTCCTGATGGCGGGCGTGCTCCGGCGGACGGGTCCGATGAGTTCCCTGGCCACCGCGAACGTCCGGGGAAACTCCACCCGGATGGCCTCCGTCGTCACCCCGCTCACCCTGCTCATCGGCATGACGTGCACGGTCCTCTTCCTCCAGCCGACCGTGGGCGACGCCGCCCGCGCCCAGGCCAGGGAGGGCACCCGCGCCACCTGGGTGCTCGGCGCGCGGGGGCCGGGCGTGCCGTCGGCGGCGACGGAGGCGGTCCGCGCGACGCCCGGTGTCACCGCCGCCACGGAGGTCGTACGCACCACCGTGCGCGTGGGCCTGGAGAAGTACGCGGCGCAGGGCGTCACCGGTCAGGGGCTCACCCGCACCTGGGACCCGGGTGTGACGAGCGGTTCCCTCGCGAAGTTCGCCGCAAACGAGCGGGCCGCCGCGATCAGTGAACTCGCCGCCGACCGGCTCGGGCTGCACGTCGGCAGCGAACTCGCCCTGCACCTCGGCGACGGCACCCCCACCACGCTCACCGTCGCCGCCGTCTACCGGCGGGGCCTCGGCTTCGGGGACCTCACCCTGCCGCACGACCTGGTCGCACGGCACATGGACAACCCGCTCGCCGCGACGGTCCTGGTGGCCGGGAACGCGTCCGGGGACGAACTGTCCGCCGCCGTGCGGAAGTTCCCCGGCATCGCGGTCGTCACGCCGGCGGTCGCCGACCGGCTCCAGGCCGACCGGGGACAGGAGAACGCCGAGGTCAACCTCCTCGCCATGGGGCTGGTCCTCGCCTTCACCGCCATCGCCGTCGTCAACACGCTGGCCATGTCGGTGTCGGAACGGTTCAGGGAGTTCGCCCTCCTGAGGCTCGCCGGCGCCACGCGCCGCCAGGTGCTGCGGATGCTCCGTACCGAGACCCTGTCGGTCCTGGCGGTTTCCACGGCCCTCGGTACGGGAATCGCGCTCGCCGTACTGACCGCGTTCAGCATCGGCATGACGGGAAGCGCGGCGCCCGGTGTGCTGCCCCTGGTGTACGGGACCGTGGTCGGCACCGCCGCGCTGCTCGCCCTGGTCGCGACGGCACTGCCCGGCCGGTTCGCGCTGCGGACCCGCCCGGTGGAGGTGGCCGCGGGCCGGTGA
- a CDS encoding ArsR/SmtB family transcription factor — protein MPEQPGGTEITELAALKALAQPRRQQILQHLTLHGPATSAILARALGLNTGATSYHLRELARYGFVADTVPQEPAGRRGRWWRAVPGDRRFPPASRRTPELRLVIDELNRHAYAADLALFERLQRESADAEPDEWADAFAYSRGALSLTLPELRAFFEEYIALMNRYRRPGADPAPGARTVHTRLLAFPDPDRSETDAS, from the coding sequence ATGCCAGAGCAGCCCGGTGGTACCGAGATCACGGAGTTGGCCGCGCTCAAAGCGCTTGCCCAGCCGCGACGCCAGCAGATTCTTCAGCACCTCACCCTGCACGGCCCCGCGACCTCCGCGATCCTCGCCCGGGCGCTGGGGCTGAACACCGGGGCGACCAGCTACCACCTGCGTGAACTGGCCCGCTACGGCTTCGTGGCGGACACCGTGCCGCAGGAGCCGGCCGGGCGTCGGGGCAGGTGGTGGCGGGCCGTTCCCGGGGACCGGCGCTTTCCGCCGGCCTCGCGGCGGACGCCCGAACTGCGCCTCGTCATCGACGAGCTGAACCGGCACGCGTACGCAGCCGACCTCGCCCTCTTCGAACGGCTCCAGCGCGAGAGCGCCGACGCGGAGCCGGACGAGTGGGCCGACGCCTTCGCCTATTCGCGGGGCGCGTTGAGCCTCACCCTCCCCGAACTCCGCGCGTTCTTCGAGGAGTACATCGCCCTGATGAACCGCTACCGGCGCCCCGGCGCCGACCCCGCACCGGGAGCCAGGACGGTCCACACCCGCCTGCTCGCCTTCCCGGACCCCGATCGATCAGAGACGGACGCCTCATGA
- the recX gene encoding recombination regulator RecX, translating to MTRRTEWPAGATDPGVASGSGEGAGRRSRSRSSDSGSPSSSRAEKGEPRDPVEQARNICLRLLTGTPRTRKQLADALRKREIPDEAAEEVLSRFEDVGLIDDAAFADAWVESRHHGRGLARRALVRELRTKGVDAAVIDEAVGQLDSEQEEETARELVSRKLRSTRGLDRDKRLRRLAGMLARKGYGEGMALRVVRRALEEEGEDTEGLDEPF from the coding sequence GTGACGCGTCGTACTGAGTGGCCGGCCGGCGCCACCGACCCCGGCGTGGCCTCCGGATCCGGTGAGGGAGCGGGACGCCGTTCCCGCTCCCGGTCCAGTGACAGCGGTTCCCCCTCCTCGTCGAGGGCCGAGAAGGGGGAACCGCGCGACCCGGTCGAGCAGGCCCGCAACATCTGTCTGCGTCTGCTCACCGGCACACCGCGCACCCGCAAGCAGCTCGCGGACGCCCTCCGCAAGCGGGAGATCCCGGACGAGGCAGCCGAAGAGGTGCTGTCCCGCTTCGAGGACGTCGGGCTGATCGATGACGCCGCGTTCGCCGACGCCTGGGTGGAGTCCCGGCACCACGGCCGGGGGCTCGCCCGCCGGGCGCTGGTCCGTGAGCTGCGGACCAAGGGCGTGGACGCCGCCGTGATCGACGAGGCCGTCGGGCAGCTCGACTCGGAGCAGGAGGAGGAGACCGCGCGGGAGCTGGTCTCCCGCAAGCTCCGGTCCACCCGGGGACTGGACCGCGACAAACGCCTGCGCCGCCTCGCGGGCATGCTCGCCCGCAAGGGGTACGGCGAGGGGATGGCCCTGCGCGTGGTGCGCCGGGCGCTGGAGGAAGAGGGGGAGGACACGGAGGGGCTGGACGAGCCCTTCTGA
- the recA gene encoding recombinase RecA yields the protein MAGTDREKALDAALAQIERQFGKGAVMRLGERPNEPIEVIPTGSTALDVALGVGGLPRGRVVEVYGPESSGKTTLTLHAVANAQKLGGSVAFIDAEHALDPEYAKKLGVDIDSLILSQPDNGEQALEIVDMLVRSGALDLIVIDSVAALVPRAEIEGEMGDSHVGLQARLMSQALRKITSALNQSKTTAIFINQLREKIGVMFGSPETTTGGRALKFYASVRLDIRRIETLKDGTDAVGNRTRVKIVKNKVAPPFKQAEFDILYGQGISREGGLIDMGVEHGFVRKAGAWYTYEGDQLGQGKENARNFLKDNPDLANEIEKKILVKLGVGVRPEDAAAEPGAGAAGAAAPAEAAAKPATAAAGKTKPAKAAAAKS from the coding sequence ATGGCAGGAACCGACCGCGAGAAGGCGCTGGACGCCGCACTCGCACAGATTGAACGGCAATTCGGCAAGGGCGCGGTGATGCGCCTCGGCGAGCGGCCGAACGAGCCCATCGAGGTGATTCCCACCGGGTCCACCGCGCTCGACGTCGCGCTCGGCGTCGGCGGTCTGCCGCGCGGCCGTGTGGTGGAGGTGTACGGACCGGAGTCCTCCGGTAAGACGACGCTGACGCTGCACGCCGTGGCGAACGCGCAGAAGCTCGGCGGTTCGGTGGCCTTCATCGACGCGGAGCACGCCCTCGACCCGGAGTACGCGAAGAAGCTCGGCGTCGACATCGACAGCCTCATCCTGTCCCAGCCGGACAACGGTGAGCAGGCCCTCGAGATCGTGGACATGCTGGTCCGCTCGGGCGCCCTCGACCTCATCGTCATCGACTCCGTCGCGGCCCTGGTGCCGCGCGCGGAGATCGAGGGCGAGATGGGTGACTCGCACGTGGGTCTCCAGGCCCGCCTGATGAGCCAGGCGCTCCGGAAGATCACCAGCGCGCTCAACCAGTCCAAGACCACCGCGATCTTCATCAACCAGCTCCGCGAGAAGATCGGTGTGATGTTCGGCTCGCCGGAGACCACCACCGGTGGCCGGGCGCTCAAGTTCTACGCCTCGGTGCGCCTCGACATCCGCCGCATCGAGACGCTCAAGGACGGCACCGACGCGGTCGGCAACCGCACCCGCGTCAAGATCGTCAAGAACAAGGTCGCGCCGCCCTTCAAGCAGGCCGAGTTCGACATCCTCTACGGCCAGGGCATCAGCCGCGAGGGCGGTCTGATCGACATGGGCGTGGAGCACGGCTTCGTCCGCAAGGCCGGCGCCTGGTACACGTACGAGGGCGACCAGCTCGGCCAGGGCAAGGAGAACGCGCGCAACTTCCTCAAGGACAATCCCGACCTCGCCAACGAGATCGAGAAGAAGATCCTGGTGAAGCTGGGCGTCGGGGTCCGGCCCGAGGACGCCGCCGCCGAGCCGGGGGCGGGCGCGGCGGGCGCGGCGGCTCCGGCCGAGGCCGCGGCGAAGCCGGCGACGGCGGCAGCCGGCAAGACCAAGCCGGCCAAGGCGGCCGCGGCCAAGAGCTGA
- a CDS encoding AI-2E family transporter, with translation MPAWLPRAMVLALALYACFRLGSWAFDQLIGLLINVLIAFFLALAIEPAVSRMSARGMRRGLATFLVFLAVMIAGAGFVVLLGSMLAGQIVDMVEDFPKYLDSVINWVNQTFHTELSRVEVQDSLLHSDWLQKYVQNSATGVLDVSATVLGGLFRLLTIFLFSFYFAADGPRLRRGLCSVLPPARQAEVLRAWEIAVDKTGGYLYSRGLMALISGVAHYILLAALGVPYAPALAVWVGLVSQFIPTIGTYLAGALPMLIAFTVDPWYALWVLGFVVVYQQFENYMLQPKLTAKTVDIHPAVAFGSVIAGTALMGAVGALIAIPAVATLQAFLGAYVKRYDVADDPRVHGSRPGVRGEPLWTRLRRMRTAFAGEDGGREGDGETDGGAPEEPGGPSGPSGT, from the coding sequence ATGCCCGCCTGGCTGCCGCGTGCCATGGTCCTCGCTCTCGCGCTCTACGCCTGCTTCCGGCTCGGCAGCTGGGCGTTCGACCAGCTCATCGGCCTGCTGATCAATGTGCTGATCGCCTTCTTCCTGGCGCTCGCCATCGAACCCGCGGTGAGCCGGATGTCCGCCCGCGGCATGCGCCGGGGCCTCGCCACCTTCCTGGTCTTCCTCGCCGTGATGATCGCCGGAGCCGGCTTCGTCGTGCTGCTCGGCTCGATGCTCGCGGGCCAGATCGTCGACATGGTGGAGGACTTCCCGAAGTACCTCGACTCGGTGATCAACTGGGTCAACCAGACCTTCCACACGGAACTCTCCCGCGTCGAGGTCCAGGACAGCCTGCTGCACTCCGACTGGCTGCAGAAGTACGTGCAGAACAGCGCGACCGGAGTGCTCGACGTCTCGGCGACCGTCCTCGGCGGCCTCTTCCGCCTGCTGACGATCTTCCTGTTCTCCTTCTACTTCGCCGCGGACGGTCCCCGGCTGCGGCGCGGGCTGTGCTCCGTACTGCCGCCCGCCCGCCAGGCGGAGGTGCTGCGGGCCTGGGAGATCGCCGTGGACAAGACCGGCGGCTACCTCTACTCGCGCGGCCTGATGGCGCTCATCTCCGGCGTCGCGCACTACATCCTGCTGGCCGCCCTCGGTGTCCCGTACGCTCCGGCGCTCGCGGTCTGGGTCGGGCTCGTCTCCCAGTTCATCCCCACGATCGGCACGTACCTCGCGGGCGCTCTGCCGATGCTGATCGCCTTCACCGTCGATCCCTGGTACGCGCTCTGGGTCCTCGGCTTCGTCGTGGTGTACCAGCAGTTCGAGAACTACATGCTCCAGCCCAAGCTCACCGCGAAGACGGTGGACATCCACCCCGCCGTGGCCTTCGGCTCGGTCATCGCGGGCACGGCCCTCATGGGCGCCGTCGGCGCGCTGATCGCCATCCCCGCGGTGGCCACGCTCCAGGCGTTCCTCGGCGCGTACGTGAAGCGCTACGACGTCGCGGACGACCCGCGCGTCCACGGCAGCCGCCCCGGCGTGCGGGGCGAGCCCCTGTGGACGCGCCTGAGACGAATGCGTACCGCCTTCGCGGGCGAGGACGGCGGCCGGGAGGGCGACGGGGAGACGGACGGCGGCGCCCCGGAGGAGCCGGGCGGGCCTTCCGGACCGAGCGGCACCTGA
- a CDS encoding DUF3046 domain-containing protein — protein MRLTIFWERMADHFGAAYADSFARDHVMAELGGRTVHEALAAGWEAKDVWRGVCAAMDIPADRR, from the coding sequence ATGCGGTTGACGATTTTCTGGGAACGGATGGCGGACCACTTCGGCGCGGCCTACGCGGACTCCTTCGCACGCGACCATGTGATGGCCGAGCTGGGCGGACGTACGGTCCATGAGGCGCTGGCGGCCGGCTGGGAGGCGAAGGACGTCTGGCGCGGGGTGTGTGCCGCGATGGACATCCCCGCCGACAGACGCTGA
- a CDS encoding AzlD domain-containing protein, translating to MNVWIAIALTFVGCYLAKLLGLLVPAGALERPLVQRLAALLPVALLAALTAQQTFGDGQHLTLDARGAGLAAAALALVLRAPFLVVVGAAVAVTAGVRALG from the coding sequence ATGAACGTCTGGATCGCCATCGCGCTGACCTTCGTCGGCTGCTACCTGGCCAAGCTGCTCGGCCTCCTGGTGCCCGCCGGCGCACTGGAACGCCCGCTGGTGCAGCGCCTGGCCGCCCTGCTCCCGGTGGCCCTGCTGGCCGCGCTCACCGCCCAGCAGACCTTCGGTGACGGACAGCACCTGACACTGGACGCCAGGGGCGCGGGGCTGGCCGCCGCGGCGCTCGCCCTTGTCCTGCGCGCGCCCTTCCTGGTGGTCGTGGGTGCTGCCGTGGCCGTCACGGCGGGGGTGCGCGCGCTGGGCTAA
- a CDS encoding AzlC family ABC transporter permease, with product MAKQTAPPCTTADPPGGSTLDAGTKPDSAVVRDALGVGIAVGLSGFAFGVTSAGSGLSLLQTCALSLLVFTGASQFALVGALAAGGNPYTAAAGAFFLGVRNAFYGLRLSQLLALPRALRPLAAQWVIDETTAVTLPQPTRRAARIGFTVTGLTLYVLWNLTTLVGAMGAEALGDTDAWGLDAASPAVFLALLAPMLKSTTERVTAGLAVLLALGLLPVLPAGVPVLLSALAAPVVLFLMGRARRDGTGRTEAEDAGATRAEGGR from the coding sequence GTGGCAAAACAGACAGCACCCCCCTGCACCACCGCCGATCCGCCCGGCGGCAGCACACTCGACGCCGGGACCAAGCCGGACTCGGCCGTCGTACGCGACGCGCTCGGCGTCGGCATAGCCGTCGGCCTCTCCGGCTTCGCCTTCGGCGTCACCTCGGCGGGCTCCGGCCTGAGCCTGCTCCAGACGTGCGCGCTCAGCCTGCTCGTCTTCACCGGCGCCTCCCAGTTCGCCCTGGTCGGCGCGCTCGCCGCCGGCGGCAACCCGTACACCGCGGCCGCCGGGGCCTTCTTCCTCGGTGTGCGCAACGCCTTCTACGGCCTGCGGCTCTCCCAGCTCCTCGCGCTGCCGCGCGCCCTGCGCCCGCTCGCCGCCCAGTGGGTCATCGACGAGACCACCGCCGTGACGCTGCCCCAGCCCACCCGGCGGGCCGCGCGGATCGGCTTCACCGTCACCGGGCTCACCCTCTACGTGCTGTGGAACCTGACCACCCTGGTGGGCGCCATGGGCGCCGAGGCGCTCGGCGACACCGATGCCTGGGGGCTCGACGCGGCCAGCCCGGCCGTCTTCCTCGCGCTGCTCGCCCCGATGCTGAAGTCCACCACGGAGCGCGTGACGGCGGGGCTCGCCGTCCTGCTCGCCCTCGGTCTCCTGCCGGTGCTGCCGGCCGGGGTGCCCGTGCTGCTGTCCGCGCTGGCCGCGCCCGTCGTCCTGTTCCTGATGGGGCGGGCCAGGCGGGACGGCACGGGCAGAACCGAGGCGGAGGACGCCGGTGCGACCCGTGCGGAGGGCGGCCGATGA
- a CDS encoding AraC family transcriptional regulator gives MAGAQQPGEWARHWSYAELPDLDLLRARYIRHTFPRHSHEGYVVATVSHGVEDIGTPGGTLHAGPGTVVMINPEVPHTARAGVPEGWVYDTLYPSAQVVNDIAADTTRLRGTVGFAETGVADPYAARLIAEVHRAAEEGNALAADSVLRVVVTRLLTRHGTAFPVSAPRAAGARDAVRARALLESRMAEPPTLEALAAELGTSPFALLRAFKKQYGMPPHTWLTDARVRRARRMLDAGTAPSVAAAEVGFTDQPHLNRHFTRIVGVTPGAYQRERARTYKTGPDRPR, from the coding sequence ATGGCAGGAGCACAGCAACCGGGGGAGTGGGCGCGGCACTGGAGTTACGCGGAGCTGCCCGACCTCGACCTGCTGCGGGCCCGCTACATCCGGCACACCTTCCCGCGCCACAGCCACGAGGGCTATGTCGTCGCCACGGTGAGCCATGGCGTCGAGGACATCGGAACACCCGGCGGCACCCTGCACGCGGGCCCCGGGACCGTCGTCATGATCAACCCGGAGGTCCCGCACACCGCCCGGGCGGGTGTCCCCGAAGGCTGGGTGTACGACACGCTCTACCCGTCCGCGCAGGTGGTCAACGACATCGCGGCCGATACGACGCGTCTGCGGGGCACCGTCGGCTTCGCCGAGACCGGGGTGGCCGATCCGTACGCGGCCCGGCTGATAGCCGAGGTCCACCGGGCCGCCGAGGAGGGCAACGCCCTGGCCGCCGACAGCGTGCTGCGGGTCGTCGTCACCCGCCTGCTCACCCGGCACGGCACCGCGTTCCCCGTGTCGGCGCCCCGCGCCGCCGGGGCCCGCGACGCGGTGCGCGCCCGTGCCCTGCTGGAATCCCGGATGGCCGAACCGCCGACCCTGGAGGCGCTGGCCGCCGAGCTGGGCACGAGCCCGTTCGCGCTGCTGCGCGCGTTCAAGAAGCAGTACGGGATGCCCCCGCACACCTGGCTCACCGACGCCCGGGTGCGGCGTGCGCGCCGGATGCTCGACGCGGGCACGGCCCCCTCGGTCGCGGCGGCGGAAGTCGGCTTCACCGACCAGCCGCATCTCAACCGTCACTTCACCCGGATCGTGGGAGTGACCCCCGGCGCCTACCAGCGCGAACGTGCAAGAACGTACAAGACCGGTCCGGACCGGCCCCGGTAG